CATGCATATAGCTAACATCGGTACCGTGGAAGCCCAGCTTACCGCTACTTTGGCTCTCCAGCCCGGCAATAATGCGCAGCAACGTGGTTTTACCGGAACCCGATGGCCCTAGCAACGCCACCATCTCGCCGGAAAGAATATCGAGCGAGATATCATTCAATACCTTGGTACGGCCAAAGGATTTGTTAATGCCGTTAATCTCAATGCTCATGATTCGCCTCCCGTTCGAACCGTGCGTTCTGGCGTTCCAAACGCCATTGCAAAGCGCTTTTCAAAAACAGGGTCACTATCGCCATCAAGGTCAGCAACGCGGCAGCAGTATAAGAGCCTACGGCGTTGTAATCCTGTTGTAGCAGTTCAACCTGTAGTGGCAAGCTATAGGTTTCACCACGAATTGAACCGGATACCACCGAGACTGCACCAAACTCACCGATGGCGCGCGCATTGGTCAGCACCACACCATACAGCAGCGCCCAGCGAATGTTAGGCAGCGTGACGCGCCAGAACATCTGCCAGCCAGATGCACCCAGCATTATGGCGGCCTCGTCTTCCTGGCTACCCTGGCTGAGCATCATCGGCACCAGTTCGCGTACCACAAATGGGCAGGTGACGAAGATCGTCACCAACACCATGCCCGGCCAAGAGAACATAATCTGGATGCTATGCGTATTCAGCCAACCGCCTAGCAGGCCGTTGCTGCCGTAAAACAGCAGGTAAATCAGCCCCGCCACCACTGGCGATACGGCTAACGGGATATCGATCAGGGTCAGCAACAACTGGCGTCCTGGAAAGGTAAAACGTGTCACCAACCACGCCAGCAGTGTGCCAAAAATCAGGTTGCACGGCACAGTGAACAACGCGATCACAACCGTGAGCCAAATGGCGTGCAACATGTCTGGATCGATCAGGTTGCTCCATATCACGCCGATACCCTTGGAGAAAACCTCGGCAAAAATCGATACCATGGGCACCACCAGCAGTAACACCGAGAACAGCATACCGATGGCGATCAGCGACCATTTGGCCCAGTTGATACTGGGACGCTCGACAGCGTTGAAAGCGGAAATATCAGCCACCAGTTCCCCCGATGCGTTGACCAAAACGGCTTTGCAAAACGTTAATGCTAAACAGCAACAACAGCGACACTGCCAAGATCACCGAAGCGATAGCACTGGCTGCCGGGTAGTCGAACTCTTGCAGGCGCACAAAAATCATCAGCGAGGCTACTTCCGTCTTCCAAGCGATGTTGCCAGCAATAAAAATCACTGCACCAAATTCCCCCAGGCTGCGGGTGAAGGAGATAGCTGTGCCAGCCAGCAATGCCGGGGCCATTTCCGGCAGCACCACACGGCGGAAGCTCTGCCAACGGGTAGCCCCCAAAGTTTCGGCCGCTTCCTCATATTCCGCCCCCAGCTCTTCCAGAATCGGCTGAACGGTGCGCACCACAAACGGCAGGCTGGTGAACGCCATCGCCACCGCTATACCCAACCAGGTAAAGCTGACCTTGATATCGAAATGCGCCAACCATTGACCATACCAGCCGGAGGTGGAGAATAGCCCGGCCAGCGTCAAACCGGCCACCGCCGTTGGTAACGCAAACGGCAGATCGATCAAACCATCCAGCAGTGAACGGCCAGGAAAACGATAGCGAGTCAGTATCCAGGCCATCAGCATGCCGAACAGCGCGTTGAACAGGCTGGCAACACCCGCCGCCAGCAGTGTCACCTGATACGCTGCCACCACCTGAGGATTGGAAATCACCGCCCAATACTGCGCCAGGCTCATCTGCGCCAACTGCATCACCAGCGCGCTGAGCGGCAGCAACAGGATCAGGCAGGTGTAAAATAGGCTACTTCCGAGGCTAAGACCAAATCCAGGCAGAACCCGCTTCCCGGACCATGACAACATTTACTTATGTCCTGCCGCTAATAGCTGATCCAGCTCGCCGCCGGTGGAAAAATGGGTTTTCATTACTTGAGGCCAGCCACCAAATTGATCTTCCACCCGAAACAGCCGTGTGTCCGGGAACTGTCCCTTCACCGCTGCCATCGCTGTTGGATCATAGACGCGATAATAGAAGCGAGTGATCACCTGCTGCGCCGCTGGGCTGTAGAGGTAATG
The sequence above is drawn from the Serratia symbiotica genome and encodes:
- the cysW gene encoding sulfate/thiosulfate ABC transporter permease CysW, which gives rise to MADISAFNAVERPSINWAKWSLIAIGMLFSVLLLVVPMVSIFAEVFSKGIGVIWSNLIDPDMLHAIWLTVVIALFTVPCNLIFGTLLAWLVTRFTFPGRQLLLTLIDIPLAVSPVVAGLIYLLFYGSNGLLGGWLNTHSIQIMFSWPGMVLVTIFVTCPFVVRELVPMMLSQGSQEDEAAIMLGASGWQMFWRVTLPNIRWALLYGVVLTNARAIGEFGAVSVVSGSIRGETYSLPLQVELLQQDYNAVGSYTAAALLTLMAIVTLFLKSALQWRLERQNARFEREANHEH
- the cysT gene encoding sulfate/thiosulfate ABC transporter permease CysT, producing MLSWSGKRVLPGFGLSLGSSLFYTCLILLLPLSALVMQLAQMSLAQYWAVISNPQVVAAYQVTLLAAGVASLFNALFGMLMAWILTRYRFPGRSLLDGLIDLPFALPTAVAGLTLAGLFSTSGWYGQWLAHFDIKVSFTWLGIAVAMAFTSLPFVVRTVQPILEELGAEYEEAAETLGATRWQSFRRVVLPEMAPALLAGTAISFTRSLGEFGAVIFIAGNIAWKTEVASLMIFVRLQEFDYPAASAIASVILAVSLLLLFSINVLQSRFGQRIGGTGG